Part of the Mastacembelus armatus chromosome 6, fMasArm1.2, whole genome shotgun sequence genome, AGGTACCTGCGTCTCTTGACAGCTCCGGCCAATAAATGGGCCTGAGACAGGTGGCTGGTTCTTTGCTCTGTTAATGAATGTTTAGGTGCTGGCTTCTTTTCGGGCTCTCTGCGGCTCTCGGTGGACGCTTGCTTCACTAGAGCACTGTGACCGTACAGAGTTAAGGTGAATAAACCGGAACGGAAAGAATCACACGACCTATTCAGAAACAGGGTGTTCAACATGTTGCATTCTGTCCTCCCTTTGAGGGGAGGACAGAGCGTAACATCAGTGTGATGGAAGAAATGACACAGTTCTGAGAGGCTAAGAAAagcaggaagcagagagagGTGACACAGATACAGAGCCCAAAACAAGAACAGGAGATGGACAGAGCTCAAGAGACATGAAATAGGGTTACGCTGAAAGAAAAgatgacaaaaagacaaaagacaccAAAGAAGACAAAGTTGACAAGAtatgagagaagagaaagaggcgGGTGGTCACCAGCAGACACAAAGAGCGGCTTTAGGAACATGTAAGGTACAGCTGAGCAGTCATGAGTTTTCACTGCATTAACTGTGATCTGCACCTGTGTGCGAGCATGCACTTTGTGTTCGCTGCAGCAAATGACTGCTTTATAGCATCGTCGTAGTTACCAGCATATGATAGTTTCCACGACAACGCATTTGTGTTCTTTATCTGCAGGCAAACCTGTGTCAGAAACCCGCCTGTctgcaaaaagaaagacagcaTGATGGAGAAGAAAAGGACAAGAGCAACAGCTAACAAACCAAAGCGCCTCTCTGTACTGTGCAACAATACCATGTGTGCTGTAGAACAGTGACAAACCAGACCATGGTGAAATCATAATTGTGTAAAATCTGCTCCACAATTTTTACCTGAACCTCCTCAAAATATTTTGGCTCAGTCATGCATCAAATTACTATGGCTACACTGGGCAGTTTATAAATTTTAGCAGTGCTTGGATTATacatgcagatgtgtgtgtaatgtatgCATGATTCTGCCAAAGCAGGAGCTGGACTATGTTGGAGATGTGCCCGTCCCTGCCAGGTATCCTGCAGACTACTCCCTAAACTGTCTGCTGTTGTGTGATTGTAATGTTCCAGCTGAGCATAGGTTTTCTCTATATATCGTACAGTGTATCGCATAGAGACTGTCTGATTAGGATAGGTCAAGTTGACACTGTGCTTGTGCTAAAATGATGCATTGCTTCATAAATTACATAATAGCTTTGGTGATATAGTATGTAAGATACTACTACTGAATAGACAATATATGGTCTTGCATGTTCTAAATCTCCTAAGTTTAAGACTTCTATAAATATCTAGTGTGTCAAGTGCAATATTGACAATAATGACTTCTATCACTGACTGCTCATTCATTTGAGCATTCATTTTAACAAAAAGaatgcattacatttttaagaGGTGCAGTTGAAGGAAAGCATGTGCGTTGTTTCTGATCATCCATGTGCcagagtattttggcaagtatGAGTTTAACGTTTACATCGATtgagattttgttttcatttagacAGAATTTCTTGACTGATCTCTACAAATTCTCATTTCATAACCCACGAAGTAAACAAGTCAAATAAAGTGCAAGTACTGTGACTTTAAAGACATCTCGGTCCTTATTTTAAACCTGGGGGAAAACAGGTGCACATGGTTAAGCAGATAAAAGAAAGAGATACTggctaattaaaatgtttttgtagaaaCAAATGCGTGATAAAGGATATTCTGTACTCCAACAGTTCCTGCTTCTCCTCATCCCTGCGTTGCttttccacaaggctctgttgCCGGGAGACCTCGTCCAGGAAGCTGGTCTCATCCTCATCCAATCCCCTCACCATGTTCtctgttaccatggaaacaaatATGTGCTCACCACATGGCAGTAGATTGACTGCACTTTTCAGAAAACTAACCAAAACGGTATGCTTTAAACCCATGCCACAAGTGACGAGTTGTGTGCctgacaattttttttaacatacaaaaaaaacagcttgaTTTTTGCACTTTAGAAAACTCCCTCAGAAGCCACAGACGACTTTTAGGGCCAACTTTGATCTGGAAAATTGGCGGCCTGCCTCTTTAAACATGGCAAACTACTGTGAGTACTGATTACAAAATTTACAGAGGAAGATACTGTTTAGAATAGAATAATGACGATGGGTACTGCTGACAACAAATCCTTGCCATGCCCCTGTCTTGGTccaagagaagaagagaaatgttaaTTCAACCCTAAATGACAAATGGGCATAAAAGTCTGAGCAGCAGAATGAAGAGGAATCAGACAAAGACCCACTGAATTTGAACTGCTCCTCATACTCCTCttgtttcttgtctttctgcTCCTGTAGTCGGTCAAAGAGAGAACGTGGGTCATACTCCTCATCTGGGACCTCTGAGGAATACACCAACAAATATATGGATGTTTGCATAGATGGATTTATTGTACAAGTTTGATGCGTTTGGGGATTGTGTTTAAGTGTACATGTTCTTACCCTCTGGGTCGTCAGGTTTTCTGACTTTCTCCCActcctcctgtctcttcttcctcctctcatcAAGCTCTGCCTCCGACACAAACTTCCTGCTGAGGTCAATGCCTGCTGTCTCTCCTCCTGCCATTACAACTCACCTACACACAAATATAGCTTACTTCTGATTGGCATtctgaaaaagttttttttcttttctgctagGCCGTCAAGTGAAGAAGccgtgttttgtttttcagcggTTCTCTTCTGGCGACCATACATAATTCATGGAATCAACTGATTTGTTCCTTTAGTGTGGAGTCCAGCAAAGGAATAAATCCATCGAATCCATTAAAACTCAGGTTTTGTCCCctgaacaaaacattttaaaaccactACTTCTTTTTTCTgcacaaccacagaaaacacCCTCACACCACAGTAGAGTGACACACTTGGggtaagacagagaaaatgaaccACCATATCGACCACTGCAACATTAAATGTCTGTATGCAACCTAGTTATGAATTAACATagcctatagctcagatctctccgtgtgtcccatgagggttgataTCCAGAGCcctctgtatagttttaaataaaacctataatcagctgaaccactccagcctcctttgtgtacttcctcatcaacggacctgaGTAAGTCACATGAGAATTTAACACTTCCCATAAAAATATCAACACATCTAAGTCCTTGACTTCACATTCTTAAGTGCtatatttttataaaagcaCTAATTTAACAACTTAAAAAGTCCTTTCTATGCTCAGACTATGAACACAGAGGCGACATGAGGaaaattgaaagtgaaaatttttaaatttaaatgctgAACactaaaattgaaaaaatgagACTTGAACTGGAAAAAATAATTGACTTTCAGTGTCCTCACTTCTGTTCAGTTCTGTCTCAAAAATGtctcaaatacatttttgcttttatctgtaaaagcaaaaatgagCATCGTGTTTAAATCATTATGGAGGTTCTACTCCAAATCATatacttatgtttttttatcaGTAGGAGTCATATACTCCTGCACTGATCATTAAACAGACAAAGCTCAACAACAGCTTTGTACCAACAACTACATCTGTTCTCCCAATGTTAGTGCACAAGACGGAGGTGTGAGGATGTGGCTCCCCCTTGTGGTCACTTTAAGTCGACACATGTAACACAGGTCTGGGACAGTTTAAACAACTTGTCTTCAGTGACCGCTGAGGAAAGCTGTGAGGATAACACGACTGAGCTGCAGTGAAATGACAGCCGAGTAAAACACGACGTTTCCGTAGCGGGTTAATTGTACCAGCCCTGTTGACTGACTTACCGATAGCTTATAACTACGTGAGCAGCTAAAAACAAGCCTAGTCTGTTGAGCTAGAAGACGCACTCAGCTATAGACGTGGTGTTTAATCTGTACAGCTATCTGACTGCAGCGCAACAGCAAAGGGCTTTCTGTTGTTGTAGTTTCCGAACTGTAAAGCCGCGAATGCCTTGCGTGCTACAGCTAGCGTTAGCTTCGTTAGCATCCAAGCAAGCTGTTAGCACTGCCGCCGGAAAGAGGACACAGTGTCATGGGGTACAAACAACACTTCCACATGCACGTCCGAGCCTGCTGCGGTCTCAGCCCAGGACTGTTTCAAACCACGGCGAATCATTTATGTGTCGCTTGAACTTACCCAGCGACGGCTAATGTCAATCGGTACTGCTGCTCCAGATAAATGACGATTTGTGTCACTGTAAAAATATCTCGTCACGATTTTCAGTGTGAGACCGTTCCGCTTTGCTGTTTAGTAGCGGGGGAGACACGTTCGCagctttattttaattatcCACACTTGACATTAGGTATTAAAACCTCCTTAAAACTACAATACCTTTTCTTTTGTGGGTGCTCTTTATGTTATTAGGCCTTACAATTATAATGCTGACAAAGTTCCTCTTAAACTATAAACTTAACTTAAAATTTAGTAAACCTTCCTGGTGTGGTTGTTAATTTAACTAAAAGCATAACTCCACTTCTCTTTGCgattaattactgtaattaatAGTCCCTAcctttttctgtcattgtttgttTGGAAATGGTACAGAATTACATTCTTTGTCTTATTAAAATGTAACTATCTGTTCAATATCTGCATTACAGGTTTTCTTTGCTGTAATACTGTCACATGTTTTGAATATGTTGGTCCATAATGTTGCTGTCAGGTATATCGCTGTAAATATGGTCACATTTAcccctatcctctgtatcctcctcacccacaccaactatcctcatgtcctccttcactacatccaagaacctcctctttggtcttcctctaggcctccttcctggcagctctaacctcagcatccttttaccaatgtattcactgtccctcctctgaacatgtccaaaccatctcaatctggcttccctggctttttctccaaaacatctaacatgagctgtccctctcactcatcaccctatctgacactctcttcacctccagaacattcccagcaaaatcctccttcaggagaactcctactccattcctctttccatccacaccatgataaagcagcttgaaccctgctcctaatctataggccttgctacctttccacctggtctcctgaacacctTTCGATcaattagcagaaatggaatatagtattcataaaagTTTGGTTGAAACACTTAACACCAAGTTTTGTCTAAAATGACTTATGCGAGATGGAGGTATAATTTctaattgtttatttattcatttcattatatttaatttatggccaatttaaagtcaccagttAACATAACCTGTGTgtctttggactatgggagAAACCAGAAACCCCAGGGAAAACCCGTGAAACACGGGGAGAAGACgctaaccactgctccaccgTGCTAACCGTTATTTACTGTGTAGTTTTGGGAAGTGATTTTGTCTGTAATTTGGGTGCAGGTCTATGAATGTCTAATTTTGTTTTGGTCGTGTAACTTGAGGGAACTAATGTTGTTCAAAGGTCTTGGGAGAAACTTATATGCAGAGAAACAAATTCAAGGATGTTTTGGTTTACAAGTAGCCACTTATTACACTTTTTAGTAATCACATTCATCCTTGACTTGCTCTCGTCAATAGGTTAAATAATACATTACACTTTAATAGGGATGATATCCACTCTGAGTGATGCTGCAATAAGGATATAGTATTTCAGAGACACAGTTGTACATGCAGGAGTTTTGCTCTATACTGCACCCAGCATGTAGTGTCGTGGCCAGAAAAGCTGCACCAACAATGGTGACaccaaacacagctgcttttagCAGTTTTTTTGAAAACTTAAACCACCGACTTTCAGTCTGACCCTGGGCAGCAGGAGTTTCCAAGACGCTATTATCTCTGCACTCCTCAGGTGTGTTCTCCACGGTATCCTCATCTCTGCATTTCATAGCTATGGCTacttgatttatattttcagcagTCCTAAATTCCTCTAGGGACGTCTGTACACTAGCTAgtatctcctcctcctgcattGTCTCCAGTTGACCTTTAAGCTCATGAACCGACTGCTTCACGTCGGTTACATATACAGATATCTCCTCAAGTGTTTGCTGCCTTTCAACAATTTCGCTGTTTAGCTTCATTATGATCTCCTGTTTAGTCCTGATTTGTTGCTGCGCGTCCTGCAGGTTGGACTTAAAGTCTCGCGCAGCTTCCTTCAGGTTTtgaatctgttcattttttttctctgttacaAGGTGAACTAGGTCAAGCTCAATTACAGTAGCCTCTGTCTTTTTCAGACTGTCGACCTTCAGCTGCAAATAATGTACCTGTGTGGTCAGATATTTattctcttcctgtttgtgctgtatttGTGATTCAAACAGGGATAACTTGACAGTGAGATCACTGTTCATGTCTTTTATGATTGTCTCATTTTCCCTGAGTTTAGAAACTTCTACTCTTAGATTTTCAATCTCAGCCTCTAGGTGTCCTATTCCAGGTGTAGTCTCCCAGTTGCTCTCATCCCTACACTCCTTCGTTATCTCCTCTTCAGTTCTGTTTATTTGCTTGGAGCCCTCCAGATTGTACTCCAAGTCTTGCAAAGCTTCCTTGAAGTTCTGGGCGTTTTTACTGTGTGTCTCTATCGCACCCTGAAGTCGAGGCAGCTCACTTGTGACTATGTCACTCTTCTCTTTCAGAAGATCTAACTTTTCTAACCTTCTTTCCATGTTCGTATTTTGTTCCTGCCAACAGCGCTGCATTTTTTCGATCTGTCCCTTGGCACTGAGATAGAGTCTTTTGTAGTGCTCCTTCTCAGCCCTTACTTCTCTCAAACTTAACTCCACTGCTCTTACCTGTGATTGAAGCTTAGCCATGTCCTCCTGACAGGACATGGACCTCATCACCTGCTCACAAACCTGTGGAAGCTCCCGTGGTTCTGGTGCCTCCTCTGACACGTACACTCTTCGTGATTCTTCCATCATTCCTGAAACTGATTTTTCAAAGATTTTTTCTTAAGACCTAACTTACGGTACCTGTTGGGGATACAGGGTGTTCACTGCCACTCGAGTCGACAGTGAGATCGCTGCTCTTTTAGGACTTTGTGTGAATTACGTCATTGGTTTTAGAGTCTTTGGCTCAAAGGCTTTGCTGTGACGTCATCCAAATTAACGCTGagtgtttatatttaaaatgccTTTCAGCCAATAGATTCTGACGTAGGAATCGTAGATAGACCTAGATAGATAAACGTTATCAATAATCACCGAAGGGAAATTCAAGTGATCTTGTCGTAAAAcatcataaataaatcagatcCAGTCCGGTTCATATTGATTATTTACAATAGCCTGATGGAAGAATACTTAGGCCTATATATACACATAACTAATACAAGCATTACAAATGCGCAAACTTACGTAAAAACGACGTAAAGTTTACATTTGCGTAAGTCTTAATCCAATTTACGCTAAAAAGAATCCACCTTCCGTATTCACTCATCACTttcttttatgatttttttccctgttttttttttttttttaatctttttattgGAGAAATATATGGTTCTAGGTAAATTTAAATCCTTAAAGAAAActttttgaattgtttcatGTGATTGAAATAGGTTTTATCAGCCATATGGATGGAAACAATGTTTGAATGGACCAGAAAGGTGAAGCAGCCGCGGTGACTCCGGTAAACCGGTAGGAGGAGTCCTGTCTTCCGCGGCTCTCCCAGATCTCCACACTGTCCAATTTACAGCCCGCGCTGCCATATAGTTTCAGCTTTGTTATCTTCCAGGTTTTTCTTCATCTAGGAAAGCAAGCAGTTGTACAACACTTCAGCTTCCTTTCAGGCTCGGTGTCACGGGCATTGCTATCTAACACAGCAACATCTTGGGGTAGTCGACCGCTTTATCCATGCATCGGAGTCCCGGGCCCCAGCGCACCGGCTCCGTCTCCGTCTCCGGCTCCGGCTCCGGCTCCAGCTCCAGCCGTGTCGGCCAGGGATACGTGGGCTGGCGCCGGTGACAGGGCGGAAGGTCAAGCCACTATAGCTTTCTGTGATCAGTTCACACCTATAGAGAGACTATAATTATGCAATTCTGCCATATTCATTAAGAAATGTTATTCCATatttaattcacacatttattgatATCCCACCAAATCAACTGCATTCCACTTACACAAGGATTCATTTCAGATCCATGAATTTAATCAGCCTCTCCATAAGCACAACAGAACCTGTTCTCATGGAAATAAGAAACTTAGTTTTCAACTAAACCTTTAATCCGATGTGCATTTACATGTTGCTGCATATCCCATTTGTAATTATGACAAATTTCTAGGATAGTTggtgaatgtttttaaagcactgtgTAATATGGTAGAAAATACTGCTCTAAAACCAGAACCATTCAGAACAGAGTGGGTTAACCAATTAACAATAAACAGAATAGTAAAGAAAAAGGTCATATGAAGGCTGCTCAAATGAATGAATCTGAAATGAATAGATATAAGCCGAAGGTGGCATatcaataaatgtgtgaattatTCTGAATTAATTTCCCTTGATTGATGATCTGTCTGTCAGGGATTCGTGATACATGCTGCATGAATTAATGCATTAAATCACGGTGAATCATGTGTTAGTTAAACACAACTTAACTACGAGTTGTACCATTATGACCCTTTTTCTTTGCAGGAACCATATAACATGACAATGACATGAAGTCCACagacttttgtgtgtgtgtgttacaattTTTATTAGATAAATGGGAGTGGTTTGGTAATATATTAAGCTTAAACATCTTAGCAAAGACACATATGTAGTCActaatgaaaaatgttaataacAATATAAAATCCCAAACAAAAGCTAGAAAACTTGTAAACAAAACTACACTTTCAAATCAACTAAGCACATATACTGAACATAATGTACTCAACTTCTTCTGTTTGACTCAGCTCTGTGCTCGAATTGAACCTAAACAATAAGgaaataaatattgatttagGTGATATCTGGAGAGAAAGTCAAGgatactgtgaagaaaaatATTCTCAAGTCTTCTGCTTTCTAAATAAATCTTCTCTACCACCTGGTGTTTGAAATGAGGAAGTGTCACTTGTGTTCATCACATGGTTCTGCAGCAATGTGAAATGTTTCTTACTGACCTGAAAAGGGGAACCCTGCCCACAGCTCTTATCATAGTTTCCCTGAGGAATAAAACactacattaaatatattaaacagTAGCTTTCCtttgaaaaacaatacaaacatgtTCTTAAAGACAGCAAAAAGGTCAAGAGACtacaacagaaaaagtaaatactTGTAGAAGTTGGTGAGTTGATGTTTTCAATACGATAAGATCATATTTTGCAGTTTAAAGTCAGCGAGAGGCAATCTATGTCTTCTTCCTTaagtgtaatatttagagtgatcttctcctttcggctgctcccttcaggggtcaccacagcgaatcatctgcctccatttacccctatcctctgtatcctcctcacccacaccaactatcctcatgtcctcc contains:
- the psme3ip1 gene encoding PSME3-interacting protein isoform X2; protein product: MAGGETAGIDLSRKFVSEAELDERRKKRQEEWEKVRKPDDPEEVPDEEYDPRSLFDRLQEQKDKKQEEYEEQFKFKNMVRGLDEDETSFLDEVSRQQSLVEKQRRDEEKQELLEYRSALVKQASTESRREPEKKPAPKHSLTEQRTSHLSQAHLLAGAVKRRSSSQSSDSSKKQKVENTATVATGNGDRHTEQEGGAGGGGGGAEDQQTVPGLTAIPHSAPRSTGQGVLHLPSAAVCVGVLPGLWVYSGSSDSDSSSDSEV
- the psme3ip1 gene encoding PSME3-interacting protein isoform X1; amino-acid sequence: MAGGETAGIDLSRKFVSEAELDERRKKRQEEWEKVRKPDDPEEVPDEEYDPRSLFDRLQEQKDKKQEEYEEQFKFKNMVRGLDEDETSFLDEVSRQQSLVEKQRRDEEKQELLEYRSALVKQASTESRREPEKKPAPKHSLTEQRTSHLSQAHLLAGAVKRRSSSQSSDSSKKQKVENTATVATGNGDRHTEQEGGAGGGGGGAEDQQTVPGLTAIPHSAPRSTGQGVLHLPSAAVCVGVLPGLWVYSGSSDSDSSSDSEGSVDAIMSPYPRHSRTYR